In Pseudomonas fluorescens, a genomic segment contains:
- a CDS encoding PepSY-associated TM helix domain-containing protein, with translation MTTQKVSFYNLAWRWHFYAGLFVAPFMVLLALTGIIYLFKPQLDPLMYGDLLKVQTAEHALSADEQLQRAQAAFPHGKLSKYLPPADATSSAQFVMRAGGRDVTVFVDPYRGTVLGEQDAKYNLQAIARALHGELMIGTVGDRLVELAAGWGVMLVVSGLYLWWPRGKASAGVLWPRFSSRGRVFWRDLHAVAGFWGAAFLLVMLLSGMTWTGFWGKQYADLWNTFPAAMWNNVPQSDQQARVLNTATQQTVPWAMENTPMPMSGDHAEHMQHGATHAAPAAPTVSLQQVVELANARKVEPGYSITFPTTADGVFTIAVFADDPRNDATLHVDQYTGKVLADVRWEHYGIVARATETGVMLHEGKMFGWVNQLIVLLICLMILLSAVSGVVIWWKRRPQGGLGVPPLRHDLPKWKTALVIMLGLAIIFPLVGASLITVWALDRLVLTRFFNPDKSASRSA, from the coding sequence ATGACCACTCAAAAAGTCTCCTTCTACAACCTGGCCTGGCGCTGGCACTTCTACGCCGGGCTCTTCGTCGCCCCTTTCATGGTGCTGCTGGCCCTGACCGGCATCATCTACCTGTTCAAGCCCCAGCTCGACCCGCTGATGTATGGCGACCTGCTCAAGGTGCAAACCGCCGAGCACGCGTTGAGTGCCGATGAGCAACTGCAACGGGCCCAGGCGGCCTTTCCCCACGGCAAGCTCAGCAAGTACTTGCCACCGGCCGACGCCACCAGCAGCGCACAGTTCGTCATGCGCGCTGGCGGCCGCGACGTGACGGTCTTTGTCGACCCCTATCGCGGTACGGTACTGGGTGAGCAGGATGCCAAGTACAACCTGCAGGCCATCGCCCGCGCCCTGCATGGCGAGCTGATGATCGGCACCGTCGGCGATCGCCTGGTGGAGCTTGCCGCCGGTTGGGGCGTGATGCTGGTGGTGTCCGGCCTGTACCTGTGGTGGCCGCGCGGCAAGGCCTCGGCCGGGGTGCTGTGGCCACGGTTCAGCAGTCGTGGCCGTGTGTTCTGGCGCGATCTGCACGCGGTCGCCGGTTTCTGGGGCGCGGCCTTCTTGCTGGTGATGCTGCTCAGCGGCATGACCTGGACGGGCTTCTGGGGCAAGCAATACGCTGACCTGTGGAACACCTTCCCGGCGGCGATGTGGAACAACGTGCCGCAGTCAGACCAGCAGGCGCGGGTGCTCAACACGGCGACTCAGCAGACCGTGCCCTGGGCCATGGAAAACACGCCGATGCCGATGTCCGGCGACCATGCCGAGCACATGCAGCACGGTGCCACGCACGCCGCTCCCGCCGCGCCCACGGTCAGCCTGCAACAGGTGGTCGAGCTGGCCAACGCACGCAAGGTCGAACCCGGCTACAGCATCACGTTCCCCACCACGGCCGACGGTGTGTTCACCATCGCGGTATTCGCCGACGACCCGCGCAACGACGCCACCCTGCATGTGGATCAATACACCGGCAAGGTGCTGGCCGACGTGCGCTGGGAACACTACGGCATCGTCGCACGCGCGACCGAGACCGGTGTGATGCTGCATGAGGGCAAGATGTTCGGCTGGGTCAACCAACTGATCGTGCTGCTGATCTGCCTGATGATCCTGCTCAGTGCGGTCAGTGGCGTGGTGATCTGGTGGAAACGCCGGCCACAGGGTGGCCTGGGGGTTCCGCCGCTGCGCCATGACCTGCCGAAGTGGAAAACCGCCCTGGTGATCATGCTCGGGTTGGCGATCATTTTTCCCTTGGTGGGCGCGTCGTTGATAACCGTATGGGCCTTGGATCGCCTGGTGTTGACGCGTTTTTTCAACCCCGACAAATCTGCTTCCCGCTCCGCATGA